Below is a genomic region from Rana temporaria chromosome 3, aRanTem1.1, whole genome shotgun sequence.
GCCTCTGATTCCGAAGCCTCTGATTCCGAAGGCTCTGAGCCCGAAGCCTCTGAGCCCGAAGCCTCTGAGCCCGAAGCCTCTGATTCCGAAGCCTCTGAGCCTGAAGCCTCTGAGTCCGAAGCCTCTGAGTCCGAAGCCTCTGAGCCCGAAGCCTCTGAGTCTGAAGCCTCTGATTCCGAAGCCTCTGATTCCGAAGCCTCTGATTCCGAAGCCTCTGAGTCCGAAGCCTCTGATTCCGAAGCCTCTGATTCCGAAGCCTCTGAGCCCGAAGCCTCTGATTCCGAAGCCTCTGAGTCCGAAGCCTCTGAGTCCGAAGCCTCTGATTCCGAAGCCTCTGAGTCTGAAGCCTCTGATTCCGAAGCCTCTGATTCCGAAGCCTCTGATTCCGAAGCCTCTGAGTCTGAAGCCTCTGATTCCGAAGCCTCTGATTCCGAAGCCTTAGTCCGAAGCCTCTGATTCCGAAGCCTCTGAGTCCGAAGCCTCTGAGTCCGAATCCTCTGAGTCCGAATCCTCTGATTCCGAAGCCTCTGAGTCCGAATCCTCTGAGTCCGAATCCTCTGATTCCGAAGCCTCTGAGCCCGAAGCCTCTGATTCCGAAGCCTCTGAGTCCGAAGCCTCTGAGCCCGAAGCCTCTGAGCCCGAAGCCTCTGATTCCGAAGCCTCTGAGTCCGAAGCCTCTGAGTCCGAAGCCTCTGAGTCCGAAGCCTCTGAGCCCGAAGCCTCTGAACCCGAAGCCTCTGATTCCGAAGCCTCTGAGTCCGAAGCCTCTGAGTCCGAAGCCTCTGAGCCCGAAGCCTCTGAGTCTGAAGCCTCTGATTCCGAAGCCTCTGATTCCGAAGCCTCTGATTCCGAAGCCTCTGATTCCGAAGCCTCTGATTCCGAAGCCTCTGAGTCCGAAGCCTCTGATTCCGAAGCCTCTGAGTACGAAGCCTCTGATTCCGAAGCCTCTGAGTCCGAAGCCTCTGATTCCGAAGCCTCTGAGCCCGAAGCCTCTGAGTCCGAAGCCTCTGAGCCCGAAGCCTCTGAGCCTGAAGCCTCTGATTCCGAAGCCTCTGATTCCGAAGCCTCTGAGTCCGAAGCCTCTGATTCCGAAGCCTCTGATTCCGAAGCCTCTGAGCCCGAAGCCTCTGATTCCGAAGCCTCTGAGTCCGAAGCCTCTGAGTCCGAAGCCTCTGATTCCGAAGCCTCTGATTCCGAAGCCTCTGATTCCGAAGCCTCTGATTCCGAAGCCTCTGAGTCTGAAGCCTCTGATTCCGAAGCCTCTGATTCCGAAGCCTCTTAGTCCGAAGCCTCTGAGTCCGAAGCCTCTGAGTCCGAAGCCTCTGAGCCCGAAGCCTCTGAGTCTGAAGCCTCTGATTCCGAAGCCTCTGATTCCGAAGCCTCTGATTCCGAAGCCTCTGAGTCCGAAGCCTCTGATTCCGAAGCCTCTGATTCCGAAGCCTCTGAGCCCGAAGCCTCTGATTCCGAAGCCTCTGAGTCCGAAGCCTCTGAGTCCGAAGCCTCTGATTCCGAAGCCTCTGATTCCGAAGCCTCTGAGCCCGAAGCCTCTGAGCCCGAAGCCTCTGATTCCGAAGCCTCTGAGTCCGAAGCCTCTGAGTCCGAAGCCTCTGATTCCGAAGCCTCTGAGCCCGAAGCCTCTGAACCCGAAGCCTCTGATTCCGAAGCCTCTGAGTCCGAAGCCTCTGAGTCCGAAGCCTCTGAGTTCGAAGCCTCGGATTCCGAAGCCTCGGATTCCGAAGCCTTTGATTCCGAAGCCTTTGATTCCGAAGCCTCTGAGTCCGAAGCCTCTGATTCCGAAGCCTCTGATTCTGAAGCCTCTGATTCCGAAGCCTCTGAGCCTGAAGCCTCTGAGTCCGAAGCCTCTGAGTCCGAAGCCTCTGAGCCCGAAGCCTCTGAGTCTGAAGCCTCTGATTCCGAAGCCTCTGATTCCGAAGCCTCTGATTTCGAAGCCTCTGAGTCTGAAGCCTCTGATTCCGAAGCCTCTGAGTACGAAGCCTCTGATTCCGAAGCCTCTGAGTCCGAAGCCTCTGAGCCCGAAGCCTCTGAGCCCGAAGCCTCTGAGTCTGAAGCCTCTGATTCCGAAGCCTCTGAGCCTGAAGCCTCTGAGCCCGAAGCCTCTGAGTCCGAAGCCTCTGAGCCCGAAGCCTCTGAGCCTGAAGCCTCTGATTCCGAAGCCTCTGATTCCGAAGCCTCTGATTCCGAAGCCTCTGAGTCCGAAGCCTCTGATTCTGAAGCCTCTGAGTCCGAAGCCTCTGAGTCCGAAGCCTCTGAGTACGAAGCCTCTGAGTACGAAGCCTCTGATTCCGAAGCCTCTGATTCCAAAGCCTCTGAGTCCAAAGCCTCTGATTCCAAAGCCTCTGAGTCCAAAGCCTCTGATTCCGAAGCCTCTGATTCTGAAGCCTCTGAGTCCGAAGCCTCTGAGTCCGAAGCCTCTGATTCCGAAGCCTCTGATTCTGAAGCCTCTGAGTCCGAAGCCTCTGATTCTGAAGCCTCTGAGTCCGAAGCCTCTGATTCCGAAGCCTCTGAGTCCGAAGCCTCTGATTCTGAAGCCTCTGAGTCCGAAGCCTCTGATTCTGAAGCCTCTGAGTCCGAAGCCTCTGATTCTGAAGCCTCTGAGTCCGAAGCCTCTGAGTACGAAGCCTCTGAGTCCGAAGCCTCATTTCTGTTTCCATCGTCCAAATCCTTCAGTTTATGTTTCGGCTTTACCATGGAACGTCTCGCAGCTCAGAATTAATAAGAACCTTCCAAACCTCCTATAATATCTTCATTCCAGTCTGGATTTTGAGCCTCAGTCCGAAGCCTCTGATTCCGAAGCCTCTGAGTCCGAAGCCTCTGATTCCGAAGCCTCTGAGTACGAAGCCTCTGATTCCGAAGCCTCCGAGTACGAAGCCTCCGAGTCCGAAGCGTCTGAGCCTGAAGCCTCTGAGTCCAAAGCCTCTGATTCCAAAGCCTCTGATTCCGAAGCCTCTGAGTCCAAAGCCTCTGATTCCAAAGCCTCTGAGTCCGAAGCCTCTGATTCCGAAGCCTCTGATTCCGAAGCCTCTGATTCCAAAGCCTCTGAGTCCAAAGCCTCTGATTCCAAAGCCTCTGAGTCCAAAGCCTCTGATTCCGAAGCCTCTGATTCTGAAGCCTCTGAGTCCGAAGCCTCTGATTCTGAAGCCTCTGAGTCCGAAGCCTCTGATTCCGAAGCCTCTGATTCTGAAGCCTCTGAGTCCGAAGCCTCTGATTCTGAAGCCTCTGAGTCCGAAGCCTCTGATTCCGAAGCCTCTGAGTCCGAAGCCTCTGATTCTGAAGCCTCTGAGTCCGAAGCCTCTGATTCTGAAGCCTCTGAGTCCGAAGCCTCTGATTCCGAAGCCTCTGAGTCCGAAGCCTCTGATTCTGAAGCCTCTGAGTCCGAAGCCTCTGAGTCCGAAGCCTCTGAGTACGAAGCCTCTGAGTCCGAAGCCTCATTTCTGTTTCGGCTTTACCATGGAACGTCTCGCAGCTCGGAATTAATAAGAACCTTCCAAACCTCCTATAATATCTTCATTCC
It encodes:
- the LOC120930256 gene encoding trichohyalin-like codes for the protein METEMRLRTQRLRTQRLRTQRLQNQRLRTQRLQNQRLRTQRLQNQRLRTQRLRNQRLRTQRLQNQRLRTQRLQNQRLRNQRLRTQRLRTQRLQNQRLRNQRLWTQRLWNQRLWTQRLWNQRLRNQRLRTQRLRTQRLRTQRLRTQRLQNQRLRTQRLRNQRLRNQRLRNQRLQAQRLRAQRLRTQRLRAQRLQAQRLRNQRLQTQRLRAQRLRAQRLRTQRLRNQRLRTQRLRNQRLQTQRLRNQRLRNQRLRNQRLQTQRLRAQRLRTQRLRTQRLQAQRLRNQRLQNQRLRNQRLRTQRLRNQRLRNQRLRNPRLRNPRLRTQRLRTQRLRTQRLRNQRLRVQRLRAQRLRNQRLRTQRLRTQRLRNQRLRAQRLRAQRLRNQRLRNQRLRTQRLRTQRLRNQRLRAQRLRNQRLRNQRLRTQRLRNQRLRNQRLRNQRLQTQRLRAQRLRTQRLRTQRLRTKRLRNQRLRNQRLQTQRLRNQRLRNQRLRNQRLRNQRLRTQRLRTQRLRNQRLRAQRLRNQRLRNQRLRTQRLRNQRLRNQRLQAQRLRAQRLRTQRLRAQRLRNQRLRTQRLRNQRLRTQRLRNQRLRTQRLRNQRLRNQRLRNQRLRNQRLRNQRLQTQRLRAQRLRTQRLRTQRLRNQRLRASDSEASESEASGSEASGSEASDSEASESEASGSEASESEDSDSEDSDSEASESEDSDSEDSDSEASESEASESEASDSEASESEASESEASESEASDSEASESEASDSEASDSEASESEASGSEASESEASESEASDSEASESEASESEASESEASDSEASGSEASDSEASDSEASGSEASESEASGSEASGSEASGSEPSESEASESEASDSEASDSEASDSEASESEASGLEASESEASESEASDSEASDSEASESEASGLEASESEASESEASDLEASDSEVSDLEASDSEVSDLEASDSEASDSEASDSEASESEALESEASDSEASESEGSESEPSESEASDSESSESEASDSEASGSEASESEASDSEASESEASDSEASGSEASDSEASGSEPSESEASDSEPSESEASDSGASESEASDSGASDSEASESEASDSEASESEASDSEASDSEASDSEASESEASDSEASDSEASESEASESEASDSEASESEASGSEASESEASDSEASESEASDSEASGSEPSDSEASGSEPSESEASDSGASDTEASDSGASDSEASESEASDSEASESEASDSEASDSEASESEASDSEASDSEASESEASESEASESEASDSEASESEASESEASSDSEASESEASGSEASESEASESEASGSEASDAEASDSEASDTEASESEASESEASESEASESEASKSEASDSEASDSEPSESEASESEASDSEASDSEASDSEASESEASGLEASESEASESEASDLEASDSEVSDLEASDSEVSDLEASDSEASDSEASDSEASDSEASESEASDAEASDLEASDSEASDSEASESEALESEASDSEASESEASESRLE